One segment of Nomia melanderi isolate GNS246 chromosome 10, iyNomMela1, whole genome shotgun sequence DNA contains the following:
- the NAT1 gene encoding N-acetyltransferase 1 isoform X3 yields the protein MYAQLCKRLSDEAANFEPRKALIESQRSQSTFTVLLLNKCKDEFENRSKASEAFESQDELGPEEEERRQVAKRKMLGNIKFIGELGKLGIVSDSILHRCIQQLLEKKRRGGSRGDTAEDIECLCQIMRTCGRILDTDKGRALMDQYFRRMKSLAESSDLPLRIKFMLRDVIELRRDGWVPRKATSTEGPMPINQIRSDNDESSRGNGFHRREDRLGAEFLRKMGRGGLDMDMIGSIPLTSPSFGMPSPFSPNGFSGTSGVGYGRHNQRNQPGYYQNQNRHQNNYQGKHNQQQHNSPQNFNNSSNKEQLRFNKNKMLIGHPEEVSLRPSANSMMFKQTNINPNLPLNSGRASELPLLRTTTLKPSSPLLHKELPPAIVIKQGPVDKREKARDRKDKGISREEILKKVNALMDDLATHTNTQDAVAAFQDLKIPERFLRHAVYTLYSNTLDRGDSERELAAKLVVDLEKAEAIAVQQIHEGWKELVSNIPEKESTVPCVASHVAYLTARAIVDNLIQLTDLVAVTENGQHHPLFLLTLQQLHKSQGKARLTQIFNESKVNLISQLPEADKTKERLAEILEDRELTFLYPLLKIQGDIWRQLEYDPNPNTLYKWIKEKLEPSHHTDSEFINALMNVLLKYITQETILAPGVDPSNVGKAVIDKEKALLDKYARLMRSLFVDIESQTTALHALQAFWFSHNFPKGMLLRWFDGLYRLEVIEEDAYFKWKECVTDAYPGKGKALFEVNGWLTWLDTASTEEESDDHNDDDDNNKNYRMQKL from the exons ATGTACGCACAGCTGTGCAAACGGCTGTCTGACGAAGCTGCAAACTTTGAACCTCGAAAAGCTCTCATCGAAAGTCAAAGAAGCCAAAGTACATTCACAGTTCTCCTCCTTAATAAGTGCAAAGACGAATTTGAGAATCGTTCAAAAGCAAGCGAAGCATTCGAGAGTCAGGATGAACTCGGCCCGGAGGAAGAGGAACGCCGGCAGGTGGCCAAGCGAAAGATGCTTGGCAACATTAAATTCATCGGAGAACTGGGCAAACTTGGAATCGTATCGGACTCAATTTTACATCGCTGCATCCAGCAACTACTGGAGAAGAAAAGGCGCGGGGGATCCAGGGGGGACACCGCTGAGGATATCGAGTGCCTCTGCCAGATCATGCGTACCTGCGGCCGTATCCTTGACACGGATAAAGGTCGCGCACTCATGGATCAATATTTTAGACGTATGAAGTCACTGGCAGAGAGCAGCGATCTTCCTCTACGCATCAAGTTTATGCTGCGTGATGTCATTGAACTACGCCGTGATGGCTGGGTACCACGCAAAGCTACTAGCACCGAAGGTCCAATGCCTATCAATCAGATCCGCAGTGATAACGATGAGTCTTCGAGGGGTAATGGCTTCCATAGACGAGAGGATCGCCTCGGAGCTGAGTTTTTAAGGAAGATGGGACGTGGCGGATTAGACATGGACATGATCGGAAGTATTCCACTGACTTCCCCGTCGTTTGGCATGCCATCTCCATTCAGCCCAAATGGATTCTCAGGAACATCCGGGGTTGGTTATGGCCGCCACAATCAACGTAACCAACCGGGTTACTATCAGAACCAGAATCGTCACCAAAATAACTATCAAGGGAAACATAATCAACAGCAACATAACTCGCCGCAAAACTTTAATAACA GTAGCAATAAAGAACAATTACGCTTCAATAAGAACAAGATGTTGATCGGACACCCAGAAGAAGTGTCACTTAGACCGTCAGCTAATTCTATGATGTTTAAACAGACTAACATCAATCCCAATCTACCTCTGAACAGTG GACGAGCATCAGAATTACCTCTCTTACGTACCACTACACTGAAGCCCAGTTCACCGTTATTGCACAAGGAATTGCCGCCAGCAATTGTAATAAAACAAGGTCCGGTAGACAAACGGGAGAAGGCTAGGGACAGAAAGGACAAAGGGATTTCCAGGGAGGAGATACTGAAGAAGGTGAACGCGCTGATGGACGACCTTGCGACACACACGAATACACAAGATGCAGTAGCAGCTTTCCAAGATCTTAAGATACCCGAACGATTTTTACGTCATGCCGTTTACACGTTGTATTCCAATACACTGGACCGCGGTGATTCCGAGCGCGAGCTCGCCGCGAAGCTCGTCGTCGATTTGGAGAAGGCGGAAGCGATCGCTGTGCAACAGATACACGAGGGGTGGAAGGAACTAGTGTCCAATATACCAGAAAAAGAGAGTACCGTGCCTTGTGTAGCGTCACACGTAGCCTATTTGACAGCCAGGGCTATCGTCGATAATTTAATTCAGTTGACCGACCTTGTCGCCGTCACGGAGAACGGCCAGCACCACCCATTGTTTTTACTCACTCTTCAGCAGCTGCATAAAAGCCAAGGCAAAGCGAGGCTCACGCAGATCTTCAACGAGAGCAAGGTGAATCTTATTAGCCAACTACCGGAGGCGGACAAGACGAAGGAGAGATTGGCGGAAATTCTAGAAGACAGAGAGCTGACCTTCCTTTATCCGCTTCTCAAGATCCAGGGAGACATCTGGCGTCAATTAGAGTACGACCCGAACCCCAATACTCTATACAAATGGATCAAGGAAAAGCTAGAACCCTCGCATCATACTGATTCAGAGTTCATTAATGCTTTGATGAACGTTCTTCTCAAATACATTACACAG GAAACAATATTGGCACCTGGCGTTGATCCATCTAACGTAGGCAAAGCAGTGATAGATAAGGAAAAGGCATTACTGGATAAATACGCACGCTTGATGCGCTCGCTCTTTGTCGATATAGAGTCTCAAACGACAGCTCTCCATGCGCTTCAAGCATTTTGGTTCTCGCACAATTTTCCAAAAGGGATGCTACTGCGATGGTTCGACGGACTTTACCGACTAGAGGTGATCGAGGAGGATGCCTACTTCAAGTGGAAGGAGTGCGTCACCGACGCTTACCCAGGCAAAGGCAAAGCATTATTTGAG GTGAACGGTTGGTTGACGTGGCTAGATACCGCGTCCACAGAGGAGGAAAGCGATGATCATAATGACGATGACGACAACAACAAAAACTACCGAATGCAAAAGCTCTGA
- the NAT1 gene encoding N-acetyltransferase 1 isoform X2, which translates to MYAQLCKRLSDEAANFEPRKALIESQRSQSTFTVLLLNKCKDEFENRSKASEAFESQDELGPEEEERRQVAKRKMLGNIKFIGELGKLGIVSDSILHRCIQQLLEKKRRGGSRGDTAEDIECLCQIMRTCGRILDTDKGRALMDQYFRRMKSLAESSDLPLRIKFMLRDVIELRRDGWVPRKATSTEGPMPINQIRSDNDESSRGNGFHRREDRLGAEFLRKMGRGGLDMDMIGSIPLTSPSFGMPSPFSPNGFSGTSGVGYGRHNQRNQPGYYQNQNRHQNNYQGKHNQQQHNSPQNFNNSSNKEQLRFNKNKMLIGHPEEVSLRPSANSMMFKQTNINPNLPLNSDLFPGRASELPLLRTTTLKPSSPLLHKELPPAIVIKQGPVDKREKARDRKDKGISREEILKKVNALMDDLATHTNTQDAVAAFQDLKIPERFLRHAVYTLYSNTLDRGDSERELAAKLVVDLEKAEAIAVQQIHEGWKELVSNIPEKESTVPCVASHVAYLTARAIVDNLIQLTDLVAVTENGQHHPLFLLTLQQLHKSQGKARLTQIFNESKVNLISQLPEADKTKERLAEILEDRELTFLYPLLKIQGDIWRQLEYDPNPNTLYKWIKEKLEPSHHTDSEFINALMNVLLKYITQETILAPGVDPSNVGKAVIDKEKALLDKYARLMRSLFVDIESQTTALHALQAFWFSHNFPKGMLLRWFDGLYRLEVIEEDAYFKWKECVTDAYPGKGKALFEVNGWLTWLDTASTEEESDDHNDDDDNNKNYRMQKL; encoded by the exons ATGTACGCACAGCTGTGCAAACGGCTGTCTGACGAAGCTGCAAACTTTGAACCTCGAAAAGCTCTCATCGAAAGTCAAAGAAGCCAAAGTACATTCACAGTTCTCCTCCTTAATAAGTGCAAAGACGAATTTGAGAATCGTTCAAAAGCAAGCGAAGCATTCGAGAGTCAGGATGAACTCGGCCCGGAGGAAGAGGAACGCCGGCAGGTGGCCAAGCGAAAGATGCTTGGCAACATTAAATTCATCGGAGAACTGGGCAAACTTGGAATCGTATCGGACTCAATTTTACATCGCTGCATCCAGCAACTACTGGAGAAGAAAAGGCGCGGGGGATCCAGGGGGGACACCGCTGAGGATATCGAGTGCCTCTGCCAGATCATGCGTACCTGCGGCCGTATCCTTGACACGGATAAAGGTCGCGCACTCATGGATCAATATTTTAGACGTATGAAGTCACTGGCAGAGAGCAGCGATCTTCCTCTACGCATCAAGTTTATGCTGCGTGATGTCATTGAACTACGCCGTGATGGCTGGGTACCACGCAAAGCTACTAGCACCGAAGGTCCAATGCCTATCAATCAGATCCGCAGTGATAACGATGAGTCTTCGAGGGGTAATGGCTTCCATAGACGAGAGGATCGCCTCGGAGCTGAGTTTTTAAGGAAGATGGGACGTGGCGGATTAGACATGGACATGATCGGAAGTATTCCACTGACTTCCCCGTCGTTTGGCATGCCATCTCCATTCAGCCCAAATGGATTCTCAGGAACATCCGGGGTTGGTTATGGCCGCCACAATCAACGTAACCAACCGGGTTACTATCAGAACCAGAATCGTCACCAAAATAACTATCAAGGGAAACATAATCAACAGCAACATAACTCGCCGCAAAACTTTAATAACA GTAGCAATAAAGAACAATTACGCTTCAATAAGAACAAGATGTTGATCGGACACCCAGAAGAAGTGTCACTTAGACCGTCAGCTAATTCTATGATGTTTAAACAGACTAACATCAATCCCAATCTACCTCTGAACAGTG ATCTGTTCCCAGGACGAGCATCAGAATTACCTCTCTTACGTACCACTACACTGAAGCCCAGTTCACCGTTATTGCACAAGGAATTGCCGCCAGCAATTGTAATAAAACAAGGTCCGGTAGACAAACGGGAGAAGGCTAGGGACAGAAAGGACAAAGGGATTTCCAGGGAGGAGATACTGAAGAAGGTGAACGCGCTGATGGACGACCTTGCGACACACACGAATACACAAGATGCAGTAGCAGCTTTCCAAGATCTTAAGATACCCGAACGATTTTTACGTCATGCCGTTTACACGTTGTATTCCAATACACTGGACCGCGGTGATTCCGAGCGCGAGCTCGCCGCGAAGCTCGTCGTCGATTTGGAGAAGGCGGAAGCGATCGCTGTGCAACAGATACACGAGGGGTGGAAGGAACTAGTGTCCAATATACCAGAAAAAGAGAGTACCGTGCCTTGTGTAGCGTCACACGTAGCCTATTTGACAGCCAGGGCTATCGTCGATAATTTAATTCAGTTGACCGACCTTGTCGCCGTCACGGAGAACGGCCAGCACCACCCATTGTTTTTACTCACTCTTCAGCAGCTGCATAAAAGCCAAGGCAAAGCGAGGCTCACGCAGATCTTCAACGAGAGCAAGGTGAATCTTATTAGCCAACTACCGGAGGCGGACAAGACGAAGGAGAGATTGGCGGAAATTCTAGAAGACAGAGAGCTGACCTTCCTTTATCCGCTTCTCAAGATCCAGGGAGACATCTGGCGTCAATTAGAGTACGACCCGAACCCCAATACTCTATACAAATGGATCAAGGAAAAGCTAGAACCCTCGCATCATACTGATTCAGAGTTCATTAATGCTTTGATGAACGTTCTTCTCAAATACATTACACAG GAAACAATATTGGCACCTGGCGTTGATCCATCTAACGTAGGCAAAGCAGTGATAGATAAGGAAAAGGCATTACTGGATAAATACGCACGCTTGATGCGCTCGCTCTTTGTCGATATAGAGTCTCAAACGACAGCTCTCCATGCGCTTCAAGCATTTTGGTTCTCGCACAATTTTCCAAAAGGGATGCTACTGCGATGGTTCGACGGACTTTACCGACTAGAGGTGATCGAGGAGGATGCCTACTTCAAGTGGAAGGAGTGCGTCACCGACGCTTACCCAGGCAAAGGCAAAGCATTATTTGAG GTGAACGGTTGGTTGACGTGGCTAGATACCGCGTCCACAGAGGAGGAAAGCGATGATCATAATGACGATGACGACAACAACAAAAACTACCGAATGCAAAAGCTCTGA
- the NAT1 gene encoding N-acetyltransferase 1 isoform X1 translates to MPSRDDIRSLSTEQRWIPPSTVRRDALTPESRNDLIFRKVRGILNKLTPEKFAKLSNDLLNVELNSDVILKGVIFLIFEKALDEPKYSSMYAQLCKRLSDEAANFEPRKALIESQRSQSTFTVLLLNKCKDEFENRSKASEAFESQDELGPEEEERRQVAKRKMLGNIKFIGELGKLGIVSDSILHRCIQQLLEKKRRGGSRGDTAEDIECLCQIMRTCGRILDTDKGRALMDQYFRRMKSLAESSDLPLRIKFMLRDVIELRRDGWVPRKATSTEGPMPINQIRSDNDESSRGNGFHRREDRLGAEFLRKMGRGGLDMDMIGSIPLTSPSFGMPSPFSPNGFSGTSGVGYGRHNQRNQPGYYQNQNRHQNNYQGKHNQQQHNSPQNFNNSSNKEQLRFNKNKMLIGHPEEVSLRPSANSMMFKQTNINPNLPLNSDLFPGRASELPLLRTTTLKPSSPLLHKELPPAIVIKQGPVDKREKARDRKDKGISREEILKKVNALMDDLATHTNTQDAVAAFQDLKIPERFLRHAVYTLYSNTLDRGDSERELAAKLVVDLEKAEAIAVQQIHEGWKELVSNIPEKESTVPCVASHVAYLTARAIVDNLIQLTDLVAVTENGQHHPLFLLTLQQLHKSQGKARLTQIFNESKVNLISQLPEADKTKERLAEILEDRELTFLYPLLKIQGDIWRQLEYDPNPNTLYKWIKEKLEPSHHTDSEFINALMNVLLKYITQETILAPGVDPSNVGKAVIDKEKALLDKYARLMRSLFVDIESQTTALHALQAFWFSHNFPKGMLLRWFDGLYRLEVIEEDAYFKWKECVTDAYPGKGKALFEVNGWLTWLDTASTEEESDDHNDDDDNNKNYRMQKL, encoded by the exons atGCCTTCCAGGGACGATATTCGCTCCCTATCCACTGAGCAACGCTGGATCCCTCCTTCAACTGTTAGACGCGATGCACTCACCCCAGAAAGCAGAAATGATCTCATCTTTAGAAAGGTTCGGGGTATTCTTAATAAGCTTACGCCGGAAAAGTTCGCAAAGCTGAGCAACGACCTGCTCAACGTTGAGCTCAATTCTGATGTGATTCTCAAAGGTGTCATTTTCTTG ATCTTTGAAAAAGCGCTTGATGAACCCAAGTACAGTTCTATGTACGCACAGCTGTGCAAACGGCTGTCTGACGAAGCTGCAAACTTTGAACCTCGAAAAGCTCTCATCGAAAGTCAAAGAAGCCAAAGTACATTCACAGTTCTCCTCCTTAATAAGTGCAAAGACGAATTTGAGAATCGTTCAAAAGCAAGCGAAGCATTCGAGAGTCAGGATGAACTCGGCCCGGAGGAAGAGGAACGCCGGCAGGTGGCCAAGCGAAAGATGCTTGGCAACATTAAATTCATCGGAGAACTGGGCAAACTTGGAATCGTATCGGACTCAATTTTACATCGCTGCATCCAGCAACTACTGGAGAAGAAAAGGCGCGGGGGATCCAGGGGGGACACCGCTGAGGATATCGAGTGCCTCTGCCAGATCATGCGTACCTGCGGCCGTATCCTTGACACGGATAAAGGTCGCGCACTCATGGATCAATATTTTAGACGTATGAAGTCACTGGCAGAGAGCAGCGATCTTCCTCTACGCATCAAGTTTATGCTGCGTGATGTCATTGAACTACGCCGTGATGGCTGGGTACCACGCAAAGCTACTAGCACCGAAGGTCCAATGCCTATCAATCAGATCCGCAGTGATAACGATGAGTCTTCGAGGGGTAATGGCTTCCATAGACGAGAGGATCGCCTCGGAGCTGAGTTTTTAAGGAAGATGGGACGTGGCGGATTAGACATGGACATGATCGGAAGTATTCCACTGACTTCCCCGTCGTTTGGCATGCCATCTCCATTCAGCCCAAATGGATTCTCAGGAACATCCGGGGTTGGTTATGGCCGCCACAATCAACGTAACCAACCGGGTTACTATCAGAACCAGAATCGTCACCAAAATAACTATCAAGGGAAACATAATCAACAGCAACATAACTCGCCGCAAAACTTTAATAACA GTAGCAATAAAGAACAATTACGCTTCAATAAGAACAAGATGTTGATCGGACACCCAGAAGAAGTGTCACTTAGACCGTCAGCTAATTCTATGATGTTTAAACAGACTAACATCAATCCCAATCTACCTCTGAACAGTG ATCTGTTCCCAGGACGAGCATCAGAATTACCTCTCTTACGTACCACTACACTGAAGCCCAGTTCACCGTTATTGCACAAGGAATTGCCGCCAGCAATTGTAATAAAACAAGGTCCGGTAGACAAACGGGAGAAGGCTAGGGACAGAAAGGACAAAGGGATTTCCAGGGAGGAGATACTGAAGAAGGTGAACGCGCTGATGGACGACCTTGCGACACACACGAATACACAAGATGCAGTAGCAGCTTTCCAAGATCTTAAGATACCCGAACGATTTTTACGTCATGCCGTTTACACGTTGTATTCCAATACACTGGACCGCGGTGATTCCGAGCGCGAGCTCGCCGCGAAGCTCGTCGTCGATTTGGAGAAGGCGGAAGCGATCGCTGTGCAACAGATACACGAGGGGTGGAAGGAACTAGTGTCCAATATACCAGAAAAAGAGAGTACCGTGCCTTGTGTAGCGTCACACGTAGCCTATTTGACAGCCAGGGCTATCGTCGATAATTTAATTCAGTTGACCGACCTTGTCGCCGTCACGGAGAACGGCCAGCACCACCCATTGTTTTTACTCACTCTTCAGCAGCTGCATAAAAGCCAAGGCAAAGCGAGGCTCACGCAGATCTTCAACGAGAGCAAGGTGAATCTTATTAGCCAACTACCGGAGGCGGACAAGACGAAGGAGAGATTGGCGGAAATTCTAGAAGACAGAGAGCTGACCTTCCTTTATCCGCTTCTCAAGATCCAGGGAGACATCTGGCGTCAATTAGAGTACGACCCGAACCCCAATACTCTATACAAATGGATCAAGGAAAAGCTAGAACCCTCGCATCATACTGATTCAGAGTTCATTAATGCTTTGATGAACGTTCTTCTCAAATACATTACACAG GAAACAATATTGGCACCTGGCGTTGATCCATCTAACGTAGGCAAAGCAGTGATAGATAAGGAAAAGGCATTACTGGATAAATACGCACGCTTGATGCGCTCGCTCTTTGTCGATATAGAGTCTCAAACGACAGCTCTCCATGCGCTTCAAGCATTTTGGTTCTCGCACAATTTTCCAAAAGGGATGCTACTGCGATGGTTCGACGGACTTTACCGACTAGAGGTGATCGAGGAGGATGCCTACTTCAAGTGGAAGGAGTGCGTCACCGACGCTTACCCAGGCAAAGGCAAAGCATTATTTGAG GTGAACGGTTGGTTGACGTGGCTAGATACCGCGTCCACAGAGGAGGAAAGCGATGATCATAATGACGATGACGACAACAACAAAAACTACCGAATGCAAAAGCTCTGA